In one Vibrio sp. VB16 genomic region, the following are encoded:
- a CDS encoding WD40 repeat domain-containing protein, whose protein sequence is MRIISHYMLLGIVITLLNGCFFSSQDEERWTIEPKGTTSFALSRDARFALLYSKEHQLLLWDLQENQELASLGKQDLDGNTVSHIRISDNSRYAVTSTQLNFAVWDLSWSQAEGLWSVSDGLIRDIDISSNGEQVLLGLSNRKAIYVNLVTGRRLEFLAHREKVNTVAISSNGKFALSGGNDYKAYFWSTDTGQPLFQFEHKARINRVALQRDGKYAFTSDGASDSFIWDLKTGKKISALKSLSRQLVFSSARFSDDGSYLVTGSPNGRVMLWDTQTGKRLDGWDVEPLKDTRPPRAVVYDAAFDRQNRIISASSAGIAQAWNIEDD, encoded by the coding sequence TAAATGGTTGTTTTTTTTCATCTCAAGATGAAGAAAGGTGGACCATTGAGCCAAAAGGCACCACTAGTTTTGCCCTTAGTAGAGATGCCCGCTTTGCATTACTTTACTCAAAAGAGCATCAGTTGTTATTGTGGGACCTACAAGAGAACCAAGAATTAGCCTCTTTAGGTAAACAGGATCTCGATGGAAACACGGTTTCCCACATACGTATTTCTGATAACAGTCGTTATGCCGTTACATCCACACAACTCAACTTCGCTGTTTGGGATCTTTCCTGGAGCCAAGCTGAAGGGCTTTGGTCTGTCTCCGACGGATTAATCCGGGATATAGATATATCAAGCAATGGCGAACAGGTATTATTAGGTCTATCTAATAGAAAGGCCATTTACGTCAATTTAGTCACCGGAAGGCGATTAGAGTTCCTTGCTCACAGAGAAAAAGTCAATACCGTCGCAATTTCCTCGAACGGTAAGTTTGCTTTGAGCGGCGGTAATGATTACAAAGCTTATTTCTGGAGTACCGACACTGGCCAACCGTTATTTCAATTTGAACATAAGGCAAGAATTAACAGAGTTGCTTTGCAGCGAGATGGTAAGTACGCATTTACGTCAGATGGAGCAAGTGACAGTTTTATCTGGGATCTTAAGACGGGCAAGAAAATTTCAGCACTCAAATCTCTTTCAAGGCAATTGGTGTTCTCTAGTGCGCGTTTCTCCGATGATGGGAGTTACTTAGTCACCGGTTCTCCAAACGGGCGCGTAATGCTTTGGGATACGCAAACAGGGAAACGTTTAGACGGATGGGATGTGGAACCACTAAAAGATACTCGCCCTCCACGTGCAGTCGTGTATGATGCCGCCTTTGACCGTCAAAATAGAATAATATCGGCGAGTTCTGCTGGTATTGCACAGGCTTGGAATATAGAAGATGACTAA
- a CDS encoding SlyX family protein: protein MTNNTIQELQQRIEDLEYKMAFQEQTIDELNEALSQQQLLITKMLDQMKYVVGKVKNLDPSNMADASEETPPPHY, encoded by the coding sequence ATGACTAACAATACGATTCAAGAATTACAGCAACGCATCGAAGATCTAGAATATAAAATGGCTTTCCAAGAGCAGACGATTGATGAACTAAACGAAGCGCTTAGCCAACAACAACTGCTGATCACTAAGATGCTAGATCAGATGAAATATGTCGTAGGGAAAGTAAAGAATCTAGATCCTTCGAATATGGCAGATGCTTCTGAAGAAACACCGCCACCACATTATTAG